A segment of the Gemmatimonas sp. UBA7669 genome:
AATAGCGGCCCGTCTGATCGTAGGGTCGCGTGAAATTGCCGATGGGGGTGGCCACCTTGAAGTCGCCGCGCACGCGGTAGTTCACCGTGCCCGACTGCATGAGGGCACGACCCGCCGCGCCAAGCCCGGCATAAGTGAACCGCACGGGCAAGCGCACGGTGGACGAATCTCTCTCCGGCACGACAAATCGCCCGTCGAGCTCGCCTTCACCCAGCTTGATCGCATCGATGTCGACCTGATACGTCATGCTCAGCGCGTCGAGCTTGAAGCCGTTCGGGTTGTACACGGACAGCACCACGTCCACGCTGCCGCCCGTCAGACCGAGACCGGTGACGACAACTTCCTTGAGCTGGACGTCGGGCTCCTTGAAGGTGGCCCGACCAAGTGTCGCGCATCCCGCCGCGGCGAGTCCGACAGCCGCGAAGGCAAGCAGACCGGCCGCGCGTGCGGCGAAACGACGACGAGTGAACATCACAGGGGGTCTCCAGAATGGGAGGACGAGGGTTCGGTACGTTCCACTAGCGTGCTGTTACCCGGCGACTCGAGCGGCGGTCCGCCACGCTCTGCCCACCAGGCCAGCCGCTTGGCAATCTGGCGCTCTTCACCGAAGGGCCCCGGATGATAGTACGTGCTGCCCTGCAGTTCCGCCGGCTGGTATGCTTGCGCCACAAACGCGCCGGGATAGTCGTGCGGGTACGCGTAGCTCGCGCGTCTGGCGGGGTCTGGGCGCTGGGCATTGTCCAGATTGAGCAGGTGCGCGGGCACAGCCAACGACGGTGTGGCTTCGGCCGCAGCGCGCGCCGCGCCCCACGCCAGATGCAAGCGGTTGCTCTTGGGCGCCGTGGCACAATACACGGCAGCCTGCGCCACCGCCCGCTCGCCCTCGGCCGGCCCGAGGCGGCGAAAGGCTTCCCAGGCGTGCATCACCACGCCCAGCGCC
Coding sequences within it:
- a CDS encoding LEA type 2 family protein, whose translation is MFTRRRFAARAAGLLAFAAVGLAAAGCATLGRATFKEPDVQLKEVVVTGLGLTGGSVDVVLSVYNPNGFKLDALSMTYQVDIDAIKLGEGELDGRFVVPERDSSTVRLPVRFTYAGLGAAGRALMQSGTVNYRVRGDFKVATPIGNFTRPYDQTGRYSTMTGNGR